The Cryptomeria japonica chromosome 6, Sugi_1.0, whole genome shotgun sequence genomic interval GCTAAGTCAATCTATATCTGGGATCCCCCAAAATTCTTAGCATTCGTAagaggggtattaaaatcccccataATAAGCTAGGGAGCATTGGGATAACAGCTACGAAAAGAAGAGTGCTTTAGCTAGAATTTTCTCCTATAAACTTTATTATTAGGAGCATACACATTGGATAGAATCCAAGAAAACCCATCCCTTGAATGATTAAACAAAGTAGCAACATGGTTACTATCGTGGCAGATAGGAGTGCCATGAATATACTTGGTATTCCAAAGAGTAGAAACTTCCccagaggccccatcaaagtttctCCCATAAGAATCACAAAATTTAGAGAACTTAATTTTCTCCACCTTATCTttagtcattttagtttcttgaataagtaaaATATCTGGTCTATGATCCCTAATAATATATACGGACAATGTCCTCTTTATGACTACTATTAagacctctaatattccaagatagGATCTTCATTTCTTACCAGGGGAATTGAGTAGATTGTCATGGATCATTTTTTGTGATCCATCCGCTAAGTTCTGTATGCTCTCCTACTCTCTTTGCCATTTGTTAGATTTTCTCCTTGCACTTCGAGGTGGCCCACCATAGTTTGCCTTCACTCTGTTATGAGTTGTAACTCTAGGCTTCTGCTGAGACTTCTTTTTCTTCGACACCACCTTAGTataactcatttcttcatcaaattcaattccTTCTAAACCCATAGAACTGTCAATCTTCAGGGATTGCAGGGTATACAGAATAACAATATTCGGATCAAAGTTAGGGAGGTTACAAGTAGATTGTTGTGACGAAGAGTCATCTTCCAAAATTTTCTTTATCTCATTGAACTCAAGAGTTCCAAACGATGATCCAAGAACTGGAGAAGATTGTCAATCTTTGAAGGAGCATTCTTCCATATTGTTGGATCTATTGGGGTTCAGGGAAAGTTCTCCCTCCAAATCTTCCACCAAAACCTATTCTTctacattttcaacaatcacattcTCTTTAGTTATCTCCTCTTCAACCTGATCAGGACCCTCCTCAGATGTGATCATCAGATCTATGTCATTGGTCTCATGGTTATGATCACCATGAATACTTTCTTTGTTATATTCCTCTTGGCCTATTACTTTCACCTCATCGTTCTGGCAATGTTGAACACCATTTTTCTTATTGGTTTTGTGGCTTCCATTAGGCCCTTTCTGGTGCACAAAATCACCCTTCTTATTCTGGGTATCTGCATCCACAATTTTGGGTTTCTAGACAATAGTTCCTTTATTAAGATCTATCTTAGGGTTCCGAGGGTATTTATTTGTCCAATGGCCCACTTTTTTTATACAAgaagcaaacaaaaggtaacaatTCAAACTCAATATTTTGAACTAGcgttcccaactttgacactagcTCAACCGAGGAAGGAAGATCCTTAGATCAGGACACCCCCACACAAATCCTGGCATAGACCATTCTTTTCCTAGCCGTTGTCATAGGGTCAATGGATAGAAATTCACCAAACACTCTAGCAATGCCGTTAAAAATATCTTCATGCTAGTATTCCAGTGGCAACCCTGGTAGCTTAACCCAGACAGGAATGGTTTCAAAAAAGGCATCAGACATATCCATATTTACACTCCACTTCTTAAGGGTTAAGGAGGACCTCCCCATAATCCATGGACCACCACAAACAATAGTCATGATATCCTCAGCGCATGAGAATGCAAAGGAGAAAAAACTTGGAGGGAGAGCCGAAACCTCAACTTGCCCTTTGATCTTCCACCTTCGACTAACAAAGAACCTCACTGAGCCTATGTTGGGTCTAGGTCCAGTGAACTTTCCAACAAGGGTGACTGTCATAACATCGACGTTGTGATCAATCACCTGGTCTGGGATAGAAAAAGCAACCTTTCCACTAGCCTTATCACAAGTAATAGAAACATGTGGAAAAGAGGACTTTCTGGTCGTCTTAACCCCAAATAAAGCAGCCCAATGATTATTTGTGGCTCTAGTTAAAAAAGCCTGTTTTGTGGCCCCTAAGACAAGACCCCGAGAAGCCCACCATCTTCGGAATCTGCATCACCTTGGTTGTCTTTAGAGCCAGTAGATCCTGGGGATCTCAAGCCAACTCTCTATCAACCTAGAAGGGGTCCACTAGGGACCGCAAAAGCATCACTTGAAACCTTCCCCTGAACTGCCTGAAACCCTAGCCTAAGCGCCATAGTTTATCTTATCTTGGCATAATGCTTACAAATGTTAGTTGTGATAGTACTTGTACATTAAAAGATCAATATTTTTTATAGTATAGCACTATTAATTGAAAGAGATGACTTAATAGTTGACAAACAATACTAATAAATAAGTAAACTATACCCATTAGACTCAAAATGCAATCAATCATATGATGTCACAATAGCACACCAacaaaacatgacttagtgcacaacttTTTAAGTATATTATGACATCTCAACAAAAGCATGCAAATGACATATATTTGACGAGCCAAAATGATggtgaaacaaaagatttgaattGTTAGCATTGTTAACTTCTCGACAATATAAATTTGTAGAACCAACATTGTACATATATTGCCATATAAACTAGTAAAGCTAGGGTGCACTACTATTGAACGCTCTCCATtagacaacaaatatatatattaatttaagaaAGACATTGTTCAAAATAACTTGATATTGTTAGAAGCTCATATTTCTTCATAATTATATTTTTCAGCAAgttattattttgaaaaatataagaGGTGTCAATGGGCGCTTGATCTATTGACGAAATTGAATGGTTTTAATgagcccactagggatcaagtcttgctaagTGCAAGACCCCAACATCATAAGAAATGAGGTCAGGATTGTGTCCCGTATGAATTTGGTGGAATAGATACCCTTGGTCTATAGGTCTGAGTTTTCATTCTAAAAGTTCGCTCTCCTGAATAACAAATTTTTTGTTCTGCAACTAACCATGTTTGTGTGATTGGTTTCATGTGAATTTGCTTCTGCTATCCGTTATTGTAAATTAACCCTGTGTATTAATTGTTATAAATCAGATAGATTGAAATTGTTTTAATTCTATTCTGTAAATTTATTGTGCAATCAATTAACTGAAGACAGACAAAGATAAGTGAACATGGTATTTTGAAAAGCCTTCATTAAAGATGCACAATTTTTCAAAACTGTGTCCTTCTAGGCATGGGTTGGTGCACCCAAATGTAGCCTGAGAAAACGGACTTACTCTCACCCCACCAATCATATGTGCTAGAGACGTGTCGTTGTGATATTGGCCTGACAAGCGAATCGCCACCCACCATCTTAGGATTAATGTCAATACATCTTCTAGAATTTTATGTAAACCCAAGTCAATACCAAACAAATCTCTCCAAAGGAAATTATACAGGACAAAAATGTTTAAACATTGTTTAAACAATGATGTAATGAAGTTCGAACTTTGGAAAGAAAGTGAGTGTCTTTGACAGTTGTGGGATTGAACGTTAGAATTTTATGTAAACCTAAGTCAATAACTTCGTATCCAGGCTTATATATAAACTACACAGCAATCCTTGTTTGAATCATCGCCATTTGCTTACTCAATCCTTTTAGGCTAGTAAAGAGAAGAGGTTTCCATTACAATGGAGAAGGCAGGCTTAGGAGAGTTTAATTTGGAGATTGTGGAGAGTTGCCTTGTGCAACCACGCCTGCCTTCGCCCAGAGCCACCCTTTATCTCTCAAACCTTGATAACCAGCCTTTAGTGAGAATGGCCTTTAATACGTTGCTTGTGAAAATGTTTTGCCAGATCCTGCCAAAACAATCTGAGAAGCTCTATCAAAAGTGTTGGTGTATTATTATCCTCTGGCTGGAAGATTGAGAAAGAAAGAAGATGGGAAGCTTCAAGTGGAGTGCACCGGAGaaggtgttctctttgttgaagCCATGGTAGATAACAGCCTCTCAGTCCTTGGAGATTTGGACCAGCTGAAGCCATCATTCAAGCAGCTACTTTTTAGGTTCCCTTTCGACATAGCTCTGGAGGAGGTTCATCCCATGGTTCTCCAGGTAACATTGCTCTTAAGAAAGACAAAATACCTAAGAAAATTaactcaaatttttatttatttatttgacaaTTAAAGTTATTTTACTATAGGTAAATCAGTTCGCATGTGGAGGCTTTGTTGTAGCAGTGAGTTTCCACCATAGTGTATGTGATGGACGAGGAGTAGGACAATTTCTCAAAGGTCTTGGAGAGATGGCTAGAGGATATGTTAAGCCATGTATTGAACCAATATCGGATAGAGTACTTCTTAAGCCAAGGAACATATTAGTTCATGACATAGAACTGATTGAAGAAAATATAAAGAGTACATTCCACTGATGGACACCTCCAATATTTAAAGAATCAATTCAAATGTCCCTTACCTTAAACAATGAGACATTAAAATATGTGAAAGATGAAATTATGCCAGAATGTTTAGGTATTTGTACTACATTTGAAATTGTTGCAGCTCTGATTTGGCAGGGAAGGACCAAGGTACTTGAAATTCCACATACTCAAAGTGTTAGTATTTCCTTTGCAGTTGATGTGAGGAGATCATTTAATCCCCCACTACCAAATGGATACTATGGAAATGGTATTGTTGCCGCACGTGCACAAGCTATTGCTCATGATGTCATAAACCAACCACTTTCATATCTAGTGAATAttataaagaaaacaaagatgTCACTAACTAACGAGTATCTTAGATCGACCAATTTCCATCAGATATTTATAGCAACCAAGCTAATATAATTTTGAGTGACTGGAGGTGGTTGGGATTTAATGAAGTTGATTTTGGATCGGGAAGTCCAATGAATATATGTCTGATGTCCTGGAATGAGAATGGGCTCAACATATCAAatggttttctcttcctccattcTCCAAAACGAAAGGATGATGGATTTAAGGTGATAACATGGATGCCTCCACTAGATTTCAATTTATTTGAACTAGAAATAGAATCCATCATCAACAAATATGTTATCAAAGATTCTAAATTTTAATCTAATGGTTAAACCTTTTcactttttattaaattttttgacaAGTTCATTCATGGCCAAGTTTTCTCAATGtagatttatttttttatgtttatatataaaaccattaaagttttaaaatagtttgggtataaaaaaatatttcttataaaTTAATGTTAGTTTTTTCCATAAAGAATCATGCAATAATacaatattgatttttttttctctatttactttgt includes:
- the LOC131064180 gene encoding 10-deacetylbaccatin III 10-O-acetyltransferase, producing MVDNSLSVLGDLDQLKPSFKQLLFRFPFDIALEEVHPMVLQVNQFACGGFVVAVSFHHSVCDGRGVGQFLKGLGEMARGYVKPCIEPISDRVLLKPRNILVHDIELIEENIKSTFH